The Henckelia pumila isolate YLH828 unplaced genomic scaffold, ASM3356847v2 CTG_461:::fragment_3, whole genome shotgun sequence genome window below encodes:
- the LOC140871819 gene encoding LOW QUALITY PROTEIN: polygalacturonase 1 beta-like protein 1 (The sequence of the model RefSeq protein was modified relative to this genomic sequence to represent the inferred CDS: inserted 2 bases in 1 codon), whose product MPSATAPPILLLLLLTVSSAPPLRANPSNLKITFFNVFAAYFQSRVAAAAVAGVNPFTPKAYLIRYWEKQISNDLPKPSFLLDKASPLTAADYAAFSRLADQNSLSTLLPDFCSKAHLLCFPDLAPSLAKHSQDVNFDTYNFDNFTNYGTKRRGGVDSFTQYVVEDTFRRYSRGSTDHDDKFTVYANDSSVIDDRFNTYGAAATRGKGEFNNYNTKTNVPGARFTSYSDTSNARKQTFILYSNQANAGDQSFTSYGKSGNDSVNEFKSYGEELANVIGSTFTNYGQSGKAPKDTFTSYGNRSNVPRNTFGNYGAESQTPNITFTTYGSNANVPENNFKRYGSESSEPIVSFKNYRENGNVGDDNFQSYAKKSNAGKVDFLNYAQKFNEGTDTFNGYGKNAANPVTVGFKIYGTNTTFKDYEKKGVTFSSYTNGSSSTVSSLTAHGKKANPWTVEPGKFFREDMLKSGTIMPMPDIHDKMPKRSFLPRMIVSKLPFSTSKLXRLFNANEDSGVVHMMIESLKDCEREPSPGEVKRCVASIEDMIDFATFVLGRDVTVRSTESIQGSKGDIMIGEVEGINGGKVTKSVSCHQSLYPYMIYYCHSVPKVRVYQADILDPKSRAKINHGVAICHLDTSSWSPGHGAFIALGSGPGKIEVCHWIFQNDMTWTTAD is encoded by the exons ATGCCATCCGCCACGGCTCCGCCTATCCTCCTCCTGCTCCTCCTCACCGTCTCCTCCGCTCCGCCGCTCAGAGCAAATCCCTCCAACCTCAAGATCACATTCTTTAATGTTTTTGCTGCGTATTTCCAGTCTCGAGTTGCCGCCGCCGCTGTGGCCGGAGTAAACCCATTTACCCCGAAAGCCTACTTAATACGTTACTGGGAGAAACAGATATCCAACGACTTGCCGAAGCCATCGTTCTTGCTCGACAAGGCTTCGCCGCTCACCGCCGCCGATTACGCGGCCTTCTCCAGACTTGCAGATCAAAACTCGCTGTCCACTCTGCTTCCCGATTTCTGCTCAAAGGCCCATCTTTTGTGCTTCCCCGATTTAGCCCCCAGCCTGGCAAAACACTCCCAAGATGTGAACTTCGACACCTACAACTTCGACAACTTCACAAACTACGGCACCAAACGCCGCGGCGGAGTCGATTCTTTCACTCAATACGTGGTCGAGGACACCTTCCGCCGCTACAGCCGTGGATCCACCGATCATGACGACAAGTTCACCGTCTACGCCAATGACTCCAGTGTCATAGACGATAGATTCAACACCTACGGCGCCGCCGCAACACGCGGCAAAGGGGAATTTAACAACTACAACACTAAAACTAATGTGCCCGGTGCCCGGTTTACATCCTACTCCGACACCAGCAATGCCAGGAAACAAACGTTCATCCTATATTCCAATCAAGCCAATGCCGGAGATCAGAGTTTCACAAGCTACGGCAAAAGTGGAAACGATTCCGTCAACGAATTCAAGAGCTACGGGGAAGAATTAGCTAATGTAATAGGCTCCACTTTCACCAACTACGGCCAAAGCGGGAAAGCTCCCAAGGATACTTTCACTTCATATGGAAATCGCTCCAATGTCCCTCGGAATACTTTCGGCAATTATGGCGCCGAAAGCCAGACTCCAAATATTACTTTCACCACCTATGGGAGTAATGCAAATGTGCCTGAAAATAATTTCAAGAGATATGGCTCTGAAAGTAGTGAACCAATAGTAAGTTTCAAGAATTACAGGGAGAATGGCAATGTAGGAGACGACAATTTCCAATCGTACGCCAAGAAATCAAACGCTGGAAAGGTggatttccttaattatgcacaAAAATTCAATGAAGGAACTGATACATTCAATGGCTATGGCAAGAATGCTGCTAATCCAGTGACTGTCGGCTTCAAGATTTATGGAACCAACACCACTTTCAAAGATTATGAGAAAAAGGGTGTCACTTTCAGCAGCTACACTAATGGCAGCTCATCGACGGTGTCTTCTTTAACGGCCCACGGTAAAAAGGCGAACCCGTGGACGGTCGAGCCGGGGAAGTTCTTCCGAGAGGACATGTTGAAAAGTGGCACTATAATGCCTATGCCAGATATTCACGATAAAATGCCTAAAAGGTCGTTTTTGCCTCGGATGATAGTGTCCAAATTACCCTTTTCGACCTCGAAGTT AAGGCTTTTCAATGCAAATGAGGACTCCGGTGTCGTGCACATGATGATCGAGTCGTTGAAAGATTGCGAGAGGGAGCCGAGCCCCGGCGAGGTCAAGCGATGCGTGGCGTCGATCGAAGATATGATCGACTTTGCCACGTTCGTGTTAGGACGGGACGTGACGGTCCGATCCACGGAGAGCATCCAAGGGTCCAAAGGTGATATAATGATCGGAGAAGTCGAAGGAATCAACGGCGGAAAAGTAACCAAATCGGTATCATGTCATCAAAGTCTTTACCCCTACATGATCTACTATTGCCATTCGGTTCCAAAAGTCCGAGTCTACCAAGCAGATATCCTCGACCCGAAATCCAGGGCTAAAATCAACCATGGTGTAGCCATTTGTCATTTGGATACTTCATCATGGAGCCCGGGTCATGGAGCATTCATTGCATTGGGATCCGGACCCGGTAAGATTGAGGTGTGTCATTGGATCTTTCAGAATGATATGACCTGGACGACGGCAGATTGA